In one window of Legionella fallonii LLAP-10 DNA:
- a CDS encoding PaaI family thioesterase: MKTLTRFKFFLWYFSHFKVAMIGYLKPRLIKISEKEIVICLPLRRRSRNHLNSMYFGALSVGADLAGGLHGFYHAELAQCKMSLVFKSFQAQFLRRPESDVYFVCNEGEVVKGMIEESQSSKERVNKPITIKAYTNYLTQPEEVANFILELSIKVTGD; encoded by the coding sequence ATGAAAACGCTAACACGTTTTAAATTCTTTCTTTGGTATTTTAGCCATTTTAAAGTCGCCATGATAGGCTATTTGAAACCACGTTTAATTAAAATTTCGGAAAAGGAAATAGTCATCTGTTTGCCATTAAGACGACGTAGCCGAAATCATTTAAATTCTATGTACTTTGGTGCCTTATCTGTAGGGGCCGATTTAGCGGGTGGGTTACATGGTTTTTATCATGCGGAGCTTGCTCAATGCAAAATGTCGTTAGTTTTTAAATCCTTTCAAGCTCAATTTTTACGCAGACCAGAATCTGATGTCTATTTCGTGTGCAATGAAGGAGAGGTGGTTAAAGGGATGATTGAAGAATCTCAATCATCAAAAGAAAGAGTTAACAAACCCATTACCATTAAAGCCTATACTAATTATCTTACTCAACCTGAAGAAGTTGCCAATTTCATCCTGGAATTATCAATTAAAGTGACAGGAGATTGA
- a CDS encoding C39 family peptidase — translation MIDLKIQSQPDDESCGPTSLHAIYKFYGLDLSLNDVIHSVDRSLSGGTLGPMLGKHALQHGFQTRIYSYNLNIFDPTWFHHDETDNQFLTDKLTIQMEYKNNPDIVKETIAYLDYLKLGGTISMNSLKVDLLKKYFKRGIPILTALSATYLYRSSREYFTPEGKSVYDDIRGTPCGHFVVLCGYDQKKRLVVIADPHAQNPLSHNNYYKVSINRLINSIMLGVLTYDANLLIIEPKES, via the coding sequence ATGATAGATCTAAAAATCCAATCCCAACCAGATGATGAAAGCTGTGGTCCAACCAGCTTGCATGCTATTTATAAATTTTATGGATTAGATTTATCCTTAAACGATGTTATTCACAGTGTTGATAGATCATTATCTGGAGGGACACTAGGGCCTATGCTTGGAAAACATGCTTTGCAGCATGGTTTTCAAACACGGATTTATAGCTATAACTTAAATATATTCGATCCGACTTGGTTTCATCATGATGAAACTGACAATCAATTTTTAACCGATAAACTCACTATTCAAATGGAGTATAAAAACAACCCAGATATTGTCAAGGAAACGATCGCTTACTTAGATTATTTAAAATTAGGCGGCACAATCAGCATGAACTCATTGAAAGTCGACTTATTAAAAAAATATTTTAAACGGGGAATTCCCATTTTAACAGCCTTAAGTGCCACCTATCTCTATCGTAGTTCACGCGAATACTTTACTCCGGAAGGCAAATCAGTTTACGATGATATTCGTGGTACGCCATGTGGACATTTTGTAGTGCTTTGTGGTTATGATCAAAAAAAACGACTTGTCGTTATTGCCGATCCGCACGCGCAAAATCCACTATCACATAATAACTATTATAAAGTCAGCATCAACCGCTTGATTAACTCTATTATGCTTGGTGTACTAACTTACGATGCAAATTTACTCATTATCGAACCCAAAGAGAGCTAA
- a CDS encoding RimK family protein has product MQTVIVTDNIKSWSFLSELAPIVHALDYLSADEYHQSKSYRVINLCQSYDYQTIGYYVSLLAQARDHKALPSVHGIQDVLNVSLSKLISQDTHEEIQHSLHDIKGNEFILSLYFGQNMAKRYATLAKQLHGLFPLPLIRFTLEKKKQWRIKSLTPLSLSDVPEHHLEFMRQAAENYLSKKRVHQWRKKQRFHDLAILVDPTEPNAPSNKKALEFFVSCGEEMGLNVDIIDKNESKSIAEYDALFIRATTSVNHHTYRLSRRAAQENLVVIDDPQSIIKCSNKVYLAELLSSHQIMTPETLFISKYDEQLPKIKFPCVLKKPDSAFSHGVVKIEDEKSLQKSLSQFFKTSDLVVIQPFIPTEFDWRIGILDNKPLFACRYFMAKGHWQIYDWHGAQEKKEGDHETLPIHAVPEAILKIALKSTRLIGDGLYGVDIKSYGDKHYVIEINDNPNIDNGLEDQILGENLYFQIMNVFLQRIRRKHGYV; this is encoded by the coding sequence ATGCAAACAGTTATAGTCACTGACAATATTAAAAGCTGGTCTTTTTTAAGTGAACTCGCTCCTATAGTACATGCCCTAGACTACTTAAGTGCTGATGAGTATCACCAGAGTAAATCCTATCGAGTGATCAATCTCTGCCAATCTTACGATTACCAGACTATAGGTTATTATGTTTCACTACTAGCCCAGGCTCGTGATCATAAAGCACTACCATCTGTACATGGTATCCAAGATGTATTAAACGTTAGTTTGTCTAAACTCATATCACAAGATACTCACGAAGAAATTCAGCATAGCCTGCATGATATAAAAGGGAATGAATTCATATTAAGCTTATATTTTGGCCAAAATATGGCTAAACGCTATGCTACCTTGGCGAAACAATTGCATGGTTTATTTCCCTTACCATTAATCCGTTTTACTTTAGAAAAGAAAAAGCAGTGGCGTATTAAATCATTAACCCCCTTATCTCTCTCCGATGTTCCGGAACATCACCTGGAGTTTATGCGCCAAGCAGCTGAAAATTATTTGTCGAAAAAAAGGGTTCACCAATGGCGTAAAAAACAACGTTTTCATGATTTGGCCATTCTAGTTGACCCAACAGAGCCTAATGCTCCCTCGAACAAAAAAGCACTTGAATTCTTTGTCTCGTGTGGCGAAGAGATGGGATTAAATGTCGATATTATTGATAAAAACGAAAGCAAATCCATAGCGGAATATGATGCCTTATTTATAAGAGCAACGACTTCTGTCAATCATCATACCTATCGATTATCGCGTCGTGCTGCGCAAGAAAATTTGGTAGTCATTGATGACCCTCAATCTATTATTAAATGCTCTAATAAGGTTTATCTTGCAGAACTGCTAAGCAGTCATCAAATTATGACGCCAGAAACTCTATTTATTAGTAAATACGATGAGCAACTACCAAAAATAAAGTTTCCTTGTGTTTTAAAAAAACCGGACAGCGCATTCTCTCATGGGGTTGTTAAGATTGAAGATGAGAAGTCGCTCCAAAAATCTCTAAGTCAGTTTTTTAAAACCTCTGATTTAGTAGTGATCCAACCCTTCATTCCCACCGAGTTCGATTGGCGCATTGGTATTCTAGATAATAAACCTCTTTTTGCCTGTCGCTATTTCATGGCAAAAGGACATTGGCAGATTTATGATTGGCACGGAGCTCAAGAGAAAAAAGAAGGAGATCATGAAACGTTGCCAATTCATGCGGTACCTGAAGCAATTCTAAAAATTGCCTTAAAAAGTACCCGCCTAATTGGTGATGGTTTGTATGGTGTAGATATCAAAAGCTATGGCGACAAGCACTATGTCATTGAAATTAATGACAATCCAAATATAGATAATGGTCTTGAAGATCAAATCTTAGGTGAGAATTTATACTTTCAAATTATGAATGTCTTTTTACAACGTATTCGCAGGAAGCATGGTTATGTCTAA
- a CDS encoding glutamate-cysteine ligase family protein, with the protein MSNFPIFSVLGIEIEYMLVDKDSLDVRPKSDVILSALAGQLVNEVKLDDIAISNELVMHVLELKNNGPKPATAPIHEHFQNTIVKLQPLLTEHNLLLLPTGAHPWMNPHSETVRWPHGSNAIYNQFDSIFNCQGHGWANLQSMHVNLPYANQQEFSQLHNVIRLILPLLPALAASTPLLDGRSTGFLDSRLYFYSRNQQRIPSISGDIIPEFITSEEEYQRKILMPMYQDISPFDPEGILQHQWLNSRAAIPKFDHKAIEIRIIDSQECVEADIAIAMAIRAILKYWQTASNYYLDNPCDTKRLKQIFDRSIEKGLSVSIDDPELMNQWRLPHRELTLREVWSQLIEKISSELEPKQQVALELILSQGNLSERILRAISNNADRKLLQKIYHQLAHCLMSNQQFTP; encoded by the coding sequence ATGTCTAATTTTCCCATTTTTTCGGTATTGGGTATAGAAATAGAATATATGTTGGTCGATAAAGATAGCTTAGATGTCCGACCCAAAAGTGATGTTATTTTAAGTGCATTGGCAGGCCAACTCGTCAACGAAGTTAAGTTAGATGATATAGCAATTAGTAATGAGCTGGTGATGCATGTACTCGAGTTAAAAAATAATGGCCCTAAACCAGCAACAGCTCCAATTCACGAGCACTTTCAAAACACCATCGTTAAATTGCAACCATTACTTACAGAACATAATTTATTGTTGTTACCTACCGGCGCCCATCCATGGATGAATCCGCATAGCGAAACAGTGCGTTGGCCCCATGGTAGTAATGCTATCTACAATCAATTTGACTCTATATTTAATTGCCAAGGACATGGCTGGGCCAATCTGCAAAGCATGCATGTCAACCTACCTTATGCCAATCAACAAGAATTTAGCCAATTACATAACGTGATTCGCCTAATTCTACCTTTATTACCAGCACTTGCAGCCAGCACCCCACTGCTTGATGGAAGAAGCACTGGTTTCTTAGACTCGCGACTCTATTTTTACAGTCGCAATCAACAACGTATTCCTTCTATTAGTGGGGACATTATCCCAGAATTTATTACTTCAGAGGAAGAATATCAACGAAAGATTCTTATGCCCATGTATCAGGACATTAGCCCCTTTGATCCAGAAGGCATATTACAACATCAATGGTTAAACTCACGGGCAGCTATCCCCAAATTTGACCATAAAGCGATCGAAATTCGGATTATAGACAGCCAAGAATGTGTAGAAGCAGATATTGCCATTGCCATGGCCATACGCGCTATTTTAAAGTATTGGCAAACCGCCTCTAATTATTATCTTGATAATCCTTGCGATACTAAGCGTCTAAAACAAATATTTGATCGCAGCATAGAAAAGGGTTTGAGCGTAAGCATTGATGACCCTGAATTAATGAATCAATGGCGATTACCACACCGAGAACTTACCCTAAGAGAGGTTTGGTCCCAACTTATAGAAAAAATAAGTTCTGAATTAGAGCCTAAACAACAAGTAGCGCTTGAACTCATTTTAAGTCAAGGCAACTTAAGTGAGCGCATTCTACGAGCAATTAGCAACAATGCGGATAGAAAATTACTACAAAAAATATATCATCAGTTAGCTCACTGCCTCATGTCTAATCAACAATTTACGCCATAA
- a CDS encoding N-formylglutamate amidohydrolase, with protein sequence MKKFALVISCEHAVDTVPGQYLPLFASFKPLLASHRGIDFGALTIAEYLTKQIPSDFIKATCTRLLIDCNKSINHPRCFSEVTQNLSTEEKQKIMDNYYWPFRLQTMDIIKHHIEHGSQVLHLSVHSFTPILNGIARNADIGILYDPQRSSEKRLASQWRAELKKLAPEYKIRMNYPYKGISDGFTRMMRKQYTDMEYIGIELESNQAITLDNKKIDNLKIILADSLLKLIYS encoded by the coding sequence ATGAAAAAATTTGCTTTAGTCATTAGTTGTGAGCATGCCGTTGATACTGTCCCAGGACAGTATCTTCCTTTATTTGCTTCGTTTAAACCGCTTTTAGCAAGTCATAGAGGAATAGATTTTGGCGCTCTAACCATAGCAGAATATCTAACAAAGCAGATACCTAGTGATTTTATTAAAGCAACCTGCACTAGATTACTTATCGATTGCAATAAAAGTATAAATCACCCACGTTGTTTCTCTGAAGTGACCCAAAATCTATCTACGGAGGAAAAACAAAAAATAATGGATAACTATTATTGGCCTTTTCGTCTGCAAACCATGGACATAATAAAACACCATATTGAGCATGGCTCACAAGTATTGCACCTGTCTGTTCATAGTTTTACTCCCATATTAAACGGCATAGCACGTAACGCCGATATAGGAATACTTTATGATCCGCAAAGATCTTCAGAAAAAAGATTGGCTAGCCAATGGAGAGCCGAGCTTAAAAAATTAGCCCCTGAATATAAAATAAGAATGAACTACCCTTATAAAGGTATCAGCGATGGTTTTACCCGCATGATGCGGAAACAATATACTGATATGGAATACATCGGTATAGAACTAGAATCCAATCAAGCAATTACGTTGGATAATAAAAAAATAGACAATCTAAAAATAATTTTAGCAGATAGCTTATTAAAATTGATTTATTCTTAG
- a CDS encoding protein SdhA — MISEYIELIASFKEYQISKLIEKIHLKIFEALNSPKFNPRIAPYFKEINKTGIPFTDFSLDPDNISQIKKIINALHHARLTFLDLENVEISANIGTLPRSLNDLALLYRKTIHQAYQASYLLTHMDIDIRDMFSEEFALILPYITKLEALAKKHSLKTKEIAAQLKDFPLSYKMGEVTGITIEQMQPNSGDLNYSLLTQFSAELPEYIDKLTQYISQYSSQIIKKEPNLNKEQIEELQNAAFTLLNDLENLKGNSLFLSFKVLNYIHIISNIITLSMSALKQVGHLSESSQDVIRDNLTQLKYSYLTTLFGLVDKIEDNAMLQPGTLSIPLMEKVKPYYESLIYYVSNLVDFQAKGEELLSIEDSRFLALRLERTYKRIDAANKSLFKIKKAQEAFIDFYLILDDPQYRNLALHQLPTEIKTQLVKHYKLVKPYLLQIDPDFNELVTKSLLGGESWSSFLSRPWRWAKGTLPANHVSFVLGKKSQLQHFISKKIATQEFHIDLNTDLIKSVQKQTNLVLFPYNEKSNVYTIDESTALNLPPNIISELEFRQETEHNLLINQEKLTADQALDLYQWYRNKHNKFMIAKNAYLEFITLLNSDAATKGDVLHLDKLSDEIKAKCRNLYNLFQPYFIDGMPKTLRASALNFDSLLVHALSNKEKIPKRPLGNIFAKMNEHFQTYFTQVDLNWNKQSRAYLRWAKEQYESENEASPLTYETNRENRAHHVISHTHYSTFIHKFRVAVFQITSRLNQSMQTELTPQPYGMPFPELQDENQILAQSKQVLAIKKLFNSLYHAEEIILELEQLTNRQYESKYVYHLLQAYGHIHNIIRLTQDLAHDPHFELIGRQLLEKAQTLFAAIQEHGDAYKVGPEEIATGDEAVQYNGLWYTLNTFFIFPKHLRSLNNSNYLTAEELTQLHKDAKNSTIGIERIINSSDSYFKLFLQTPTMYRLYRDLTNKLNEFISTSHDTMMDNLDKLRSEFITPMLIEADLWEDKLGLKLGILSDTLKKVTDEYYKGLLHPLGLHSKKHIDLICDKTPIIKRIELTDKKIKSATEYIEKLDSNYKHVEHLYTLIKEHANALNQSATIDTEYNESQSKLVHAYKKALPKLVKLQKKLGLKPSDDPDNDKFDEFFNARTTKYEPKLNQINSLLIASHHYYLGIKSTYQMQLSTAKEKLTYLTAVQGSQEKEDQQFILEYTTESFNKQLEVLCNRHIGLQYTDKEYRRKLKDYLLTFAQEIISQAKTAEDINLTVRTLLKTKIGLFEKDHFAPHYHLDTVRVALAQFKNYFSLSNSSDSIFENEHTLERKSEYVNKLIDIAENEQLTIQERLDQMHFNVIKNPNFERIILAYKQVDYFSFAYLMQCFITLLEAFYLYTPPRKALYKGLLEAVNNKPQMTELTNRFGLFATQDTVIHEIQTEEPTIAIEPSKQENNEVKKSLAEEWQSKGRKNMLMFIQQMNNHDETAPEHSAVDHSLLTPITIAG; from the coding sequence ATGATCTCAGAATACATAGAACTTATAGCATCATTTAAGGAATATCAGATTTCCAAGTTAATTGAAAAAATTCACTTGAAAATATTTGAAGCATTGAATAGCCCTAAATTTAATCCACGAATTGCTCCTTACTTCAAGGAAATTAATAAAACGGGAATTCCTTTTACCGATTTTAGTCTCGATCCGGATAATATTTCCCAAATAAAAAAAATAATCAACGCGCTGCACCATGCCCGCTTAACATTTTTGGATTTAGAAAATGTTGAGATAAGTGCAAATATAGGGACTCTACCCCGTAGTCTTAACGATTTAGCACTCCTGTATCGCAAAACCATTCATCAAGCATACCAGGCGAGTTATTTATTAACTCACATGGATATTGATATAAGAGATATGTTTAGCGAAGAATTTGCTCTTATTCTTCCTTATATCACCAAACTAGAAGCCCTTGCTAAAAAACATTCGCTTAAAACAAAAGAAATAGCGGCGCAATTAAAAGACTTTCCATTAAGTTATAAGATGGGAGAAGTTACTGGAATTACTATAGAACAAATGCAGCCCAACAGTGGCGATTTGAATTATAGCCTCTTAACTCAATTTAGCGCAGAGTTGCCTGAATATATAGATAAACTCACCCAATACATCTCGCAATACTCATCGCAAATTATTAAGAAGGAGCCAAATCTTAATAAAGAACAAATAGAAGAATTACAAAATGCAGCATTTACTTTATTGAATGATTTAGAAAATTTAAAGGGTAATAGCCTATTTCTCTCATTTAAAGTTTTAAATTATATTCACATTATTAGTAATATTATCACCTTATCCATGAGTGCCTTAAAACAAGTGGGGCATTTGAGTGAGTCGTCTCAAGACGTTATTCGCGATAATTTAACACAGTTAAAATACTCTTACTTAACCACGTTATTTGGCCTAGTTGATAAAATTGAAGACAATGCCATGCTGCAACCAGGCACCTTGTCTATTCCTCTAATGGAAAAAGTCAAACCTTATTATGAGTCATTAATTTATTATGTCTCTAATCTTGTTGATTTTCAGGCCAAAGGAGAGGAGTTACTTAGCATAGAGGATTCACGCTTTCTTGCCCTACGGCTGGAGCGTACCTACAAACGCATTGATGCAGCCAATAAATCTCTGTTTAAAATTAAAAAAGCCCAAGAGGCTTTTATCGATTTCTATCTCATACTTGATGATCCTCAATACAGAAATCTCGCACTGCATCAATTGCCCACAGAAATTAAAACTCAACTCGTCAAACATTATAAGCTGGTCAAGCCTTATCTATTGCAAATTGATCCTGATTTTAATGAGTTGGTTACTAAAAGTCTTTTAGGTGGAGAAAGCTGGTCTTCTTTTTTATCCAGACCGTGGCGCTGGGCAAAAGGTACACTTCCTGCTAATCATGTCAGCTTTGTTTTAGGTAAAAAGAGCCAGCTACAACACTTCATCTCCAAAAAAATTGCAACCCAAGAATTCCACATTGATCTAAATACAGATCTAATCAAATCAGTGCAAAAACAAACTAATTTAGTATTGTTCCCTTATAATGAAAAAAGTAATGTTTATACTATTGATGAGTCAACAGCTCTTAATTTGCCACCAAACATCATTTCCGAATTAGAGTTCAGGCAGGAAACAGAGCATAACTTATTAATTAATCAAGAAAAATTAACAGCAGACCAAGCTCTTGATTTATATCAATGGTATAGAAATAAACATAATAAATTTATGATTGCAAAAAATGCCTATCTTGAGTTTATTACCTTGTTAAACTCAGATGCAGCTACCAAAGGTGATGTTCTTCATCTCGATAAACTGAGCGATGAGATAAAAGCAAAATGTCGTAACCTATATAATTTATTTCAGCCCTATTTCATCGATGGCATGCCTAAAACACTTCGAGCATCTGCATTAAATTTTGACAGCTTATTAGTACATGCCCTATCTAATAAAGAAAAAATACCTAAAAGACCTCTTGGCAATATCTTTGCAAAAATGAACGAGCATTTTCAAACCTACTTTACCCAAGTTGATTTGAATTGGAATAAGCAAAGTAGAGCCTATTTGAGATGGGCAAAAGAACAGTATGAGAGCGAAAATGAAGCATCTCCATTAACATATGAGACTAATCGGGAAAATAGAGCGCATCATGTCATTTCTCATACCCATTATTCCACATTTATTCATAAATTCAGGGTTGCAGTATTTCAAATCACATCAAGGTTGAACCAATCCATGCAGACTGAGCTAACCCCTCAACCCTACGGCATGCCTTTTCCGGAATTACAAGATGAAAACCAAATACTGGCTCAAAGTAAACAAGTCCTGGCAATAAAAAAACTGTTTAATTCCTTGTATCATGCAGAAGAGATCATTCTCGAACTGGAACAATTAACAAATCGTCAGTATGAAAGTAAATACGTCTATCACTTACTTCAAGCCTATGGGCATATTCACAATATAATAAGACTAACGCAAGATCTTGCGCATGACCCACATTTTGAACTTATAGGTCGTCAGTTACTAGAGAAAGCCCAAACCCTCTTTGCAGCCATCCAAGAACATGGTGACGCTTATAAAGTAGGCCCCGAGGAGATAGCCACCGGAGACGAAGCAGTCCAATATAATGGGCTCTGGTATACTCTTAATACATTCTTTATTTTCCCTAAGCATCTCAGATCATTAAATAACAGCAACTATTTAACGGCGGAGGAATTAACGCAATTACATAAAGATGCAAAAAACTCCACCATAGGAATAGAGCGAATAATTAACAGCTCCGACTCTTATTTTAAACTGTTCTTACAAACCCCCACCATGTATCGTTTATACCGAGATCTCACTAATAAGCTCAATGAATTCATTAGTACCTCTCATGATACAATGATGGATAATTTAGATAAGTTGCGATCCGAATTTATTACCCCAATGCTCATAGAGGCTGATTTATGGGAAGATAAATTAGGATTAAAGCTTGGAATATTATCTGATACGTTAAAAAAAGTTACTGATGAATATTATAAAGGACTGCTCCATCCGCTTGGTTTACATTCCAAAAAACATATCGATCTGATCTGTGATAAAACCCCTATCATTAAGAGAATTGAACTAACCGATAAAAAAATTAAGAGTGCTACAGAATATATAGAAAAATTAGATAGCAATTACAAACACGTAGAGCACCTTTATACGCTGATAAAAGAACATGCCAATGCACTCAACCAATCGGCAACTATTGATACAGAATACAATGAGTCTCAGAGCAAATTAGTACACGCATATAAAAAAGCATTGCCTAAGTTAGTGAAACTACAAAAAAAACTAGGATTAAAACCTAGCGATGATCCCGATAACGATAAGTTTGATGAATTCTTCAATGCAAGAACCACGAAATATGAGCCCAAATTAAATCAAATAAATTCATTGCTCATTGCCAGTCATCATTATTATTTAGGGATAAAATCTACTTATCAGATGCAATTAAGCACTGCAAAAGAAAAACTAACTTACCTTACCGCAGTACAAGGCTCTCAGGAAAAAGAAGATCAGCAGTTTATTCTAGAATATACAACAGAATCATTTAACAAACAGTTGGAGGTACTCTGCAATCGTCATATTGGATTACAATATACAGATAAAGAATATCGTAGAAAACTCAAAGATTATTTATTAACATTTGCTCAAGAAATTATCAGTCAGGCAAAAACAGCTGAAGATATCAATCTGACGGTCAGAACGTTACTGAAGACAAAAATTGGCTTATTTGAAAAAGACCACTTTGCGCCACATTATCACTTAGATACAGTCAGAGTTGCTTTAGCTCAATTTAAAAATTACTTTAGTCTCTCAAACAGCAGCGACTCGATTTTTGAAAATGAACATACTCTTGAAAGAAAATCTGAGTACGTTAATAAACTCATTGATATAGCCGAAAATGAGCAATTAACTATTCAGGAACGTTTAGATCAAATGCACTTTAATGTGATTAAAAACCCTAATTTTGAAAGAATAATATTAGCGTATAAACAAGTAGATTACTTTAGCTTTGCTTATTTGATGCAATGTTTCATTACTTTGTTAGAAGCATTTTATCTTTATACTCCCCCCAGGAAAGCCCTTTACAAGGGTTTATTAGAAGCAGTAAATAATAAACCTCAAATGACTGAGCTGACCAATCGCTTTGGATTATTTGCAACCCAAGATACAGTAATACACGAAATACAAACCGAGGAACCGACCATTGCTATAGAACCATCGAAACAAGAAAATAACGAGGTAAAAAAATCTCTAGCCGAAGAATGGCAGAGCAAAGGACGTAAAAACATGCTTATGTTTATACAACAAATGAATAATCACGATGAAACAGCTCCCGAACACAGCGCTGTAGACCACAGTTTATTAACTCCCATTACAATAGCAGGGTAA
- a CDS encoding HAD-IB family hydrolase: MIIAKEKKTVAIFDFDGTLTSKNTTLAFLHYTDPVRFYYLMPILLPILIFYMTKIISVDQLNNWLCYFFFKGKSKEHLQEKGRDFALKKLPSYVRAEAMLKLKEHQDNAHLCILATAAYDLYIKAWGDLHGFTEVLCTEIASDYQGKLTGKLQGASCYGPEKVNKIKQILPTVDTIIYAYGDSEGDKEMLNFATYSFYRRFDSNLAGHL; the protein is encoded by the coding sequence ATGATAATAGCCAAGGAAAAAAAAACTGTAGCAATCTTCGATTTTGATGGAACGTTAACCTCTAAAAATACCACTCTTGCATTTCTTCATTATACCGATCCCGTTCGGTTTTATTACCTCATGCCAATCCTATTACCAATACTGATTTTTTATATGACCAAAATAATCTCCGTCGATCAATTAAACAACTGGTTATGCTATTTTTTTTTCAAAGGAAAATCGAAAGAACATCTGCAAGAGAAAGGGCGTGATTTCGCATTAAAAAAATTGCCATCTTATGTGAGAGCTGAGGCGATGTTAAAACTGAAGGAACATCAGGACAATGCTCATCTTTGTATTTTAGCCACTGCAGCCTATGATTTATATATCAAAGCCTGGGGCGATCTTCATGGTTTTACTGAAGTACTTTGTACTGAAATTGCCAGTGATTATCAAGGAAAATTAACTGGAAAATTGCAAGGTGCATCATGTTATGGCCCCGAAAAAGTAAATAAGATAAAACAAATTCTACCTACCGTTGATACCATTATTTATGCTTATGGTGATAGTGAAGGGGATAAGGAAATGCTCAACTTTGCAACTTACTCATTCTATCGGAGGTTTGATTCTAATTTAGCAGGGCACCTATAA
- a CDS encoding TMEM43 family protein: MTEEITTTSWFTRLKNALIGILVGIALIIGAIVLIFWNEGHSLHTAQSLEQTRKAVTPVAKAPINNQNNLKVVYLSGLATTNDKLVDPLLGITVTAINLDRKVEMYQWQEHSETKTEKQIGGSEKQTKTYTYNKVWSNHLIDSSTFHDQAGHQNPTSMSIQSQLQYATKVTLGDFILPGELIRQINVSQPVNLAQVNQESLKSQSNKPVQLSNSELYLGQNSQTPETGDLRIAVTAAYPQDVSIIAQQTGNTLQPYHAPAGEDIMLLSTGQHSSDQMIDDAKAQNKLMTWVLRAVALAMLIIGFSLIMNPLVVLADVLPFLGSIVGFGTGLISFLCGASVWLIATAIAWFTIRPFVSIGLLLIMVIGWFTLVKTRKASIPPEPATQGASLRKG; encoded by the coding sequence ATGACAGAAGAAATAACAACAACCTCATGGTTCACTCGTTTAAAAAATGCTCTTATTGGTATTCTTGTCGGAATTGCCTTAATTATTGGAGCCATTGTACTTATCTTCTGGAATGAAGGTCACAGTTTACATACTGCACAATCTCTAGAACAAACACGAAAAGCAGTCACTCCCGTCGCCAAGGCACCAATTAACAATCAAAATAACTTAAAGGTTGTTTATTTGAGCGGTTTAGCCACTACCAATGATAAACTAGTAGATCCATTATTGGGAATAACAGTCACCGCCATTAACCTAGATCGTAAAGTAGAAATGTATCAATGGCAGGAACATAGCGAAACTAAAACAGAAAAGCAAATAGGTGGTTCAGAAAAACAAACCAAAACATATACCTACAATAAGGTCTGGTCTAATCATCTCATTGATAGTTCAACATTCCATGATCAAGCAGGACACCAAAACCCTACATCGATGTCCATTCAATCCCAATTACAATATGCCACTAAAGTAACACTAGGCGACTTTATACTTCCTGGAGAACTTATTAGACAAATCAATGTGAGCCAACCCGTTAATTTAGCCCAAGTAAATCAGGAGTCACTCAAATCACAATCCAATAAACCTGTTCAATTAAGCAATAGTGAATTGTATCTAGGACAAAACTCACAAACTCCCGAAACAGGTGATCTGCGCATAGCAGTTACCGCCGCCTATCCTCAAGATGTCAGCATTATTGCTCAACAAACAGGAAATACACTCCAGCCTTATCATGCACCAGCTGGAGAAGACATCATGTTATTGTCAACAGGGCAACATTCCTCTGATCAAATGATTGATGATGCGAAGGCCCAAAACAAACTCATGACTTGGGTTTTACGGGCAGTCGCATTAGCCATGCTCATCATAGGATTTTCCTTAATCATGAATCCATTAGTTGTTTTAGCAGATGTTCTCCCTTTTTTAGGTTCTATTGTAGGCTTTGGAACAGGGTTAATTTCATTTTTATGTGGCGCCAGTGTTTGGCTTATAGCGACGGCTATAGCCTGGTTTACCATCAGACCATTCGTTTCTATAGGTTTATTACTCATTATGGTTATAGGCTGGTTTACTTTAGTAAAAACAAGAAAAGCGTCAATACCACCAGAACCAGCCACGCAAGGGGCCTCTTTAAGAAAAGGGTAA